The Thalassomonas actiniarum genome contains the following window.
GCACCGGGATCGGTATTTAAACATTTCACCTGCCCCTGGGTCACCGCAGCCGCCACCAGGAAAGTACCGGTTTCGATACGATCCGGCATTACCCGGTAATGCTCCCCTTGTAAACGGGAAACCCCTTCTATGGTCAAGGTATCTGTGCCTGCACCGGAAATTTTCGCCCCCATGGCATTTAAGCAATTGGCTAAATCGACGATTTCCGGCTCACGCGCAGCATTTTCAATAACCGTTGTGCCTTCGGCCAGGGCTGCGGCCATCATCAGGTTTTCGGTGCCGGTGACACTAACGGTGTCCATAAAAATGGTAGCGCCGGTTAATCTTCCCTGGTTGCGGGCAACGATATAACCATTGTCCACTTCTATTTCTGCGCCCATCAGTTTCAGGCCGTGAATATGCAAGTCAATGGGGCGGGCGCCTATGGCGCAACCGCCGGGCAGGGAAACCTCGGCATGGCCGAAGCGGGCCAGCAAAGGCCCCAATACCAAGATCGAGGCGCGCATGGTTTTCACCAGCTCATAGGAAGCCCGGCAATGATCTATCTGACCGGCATCGATCACCACTTCGTTGATATCTAACCACTCGACCTTGGCGCCGAGCTGACTTAACAGCTTCACCGTAGTATCAATATCATTGAGGCGGGGAACGTTAGTGATGGTAATAGGGGTTTCTGACAGCAAAGCCGCCATCAGAATAGGTAAGGCGGCATTTTTGGCACCGGAAATGGTGACTTCACCTTTAAGTGCTTGCCCGCCAATTATTTTAAATGAGTCCAATATACTGTTCTTTTTATCTGGGAGAATTACAGGGGAAGGTTAAACATTTTTTCACGTTGCCATTCGGACGTGGTAAAGGTTTTAATGGTCACGGCGTGGATAACACCGTCGTTAATCACCTGGGCAAGCGGTGCATAAACCACTTGCTGCTTTTTCACCCGGCTTAATTCGCCGAACATATCGGCAACGGCAATCACCTTACACTGCGAACCGTCGAACTTTACGTGCAGCTCATCCAGCTCAAGGGCCGAATTGATCAAGTTTTCAATTTCAGAAGTTTCCACGGTTTTCTCCTAACACTCGGTAATGGGTAAAAAATGATCGACACCACTGAGTTTGGCCAATTTAAGTAAATCTTCCGGCAGGTGTATCAGCTCAACTTTTTTATGGGCTT
Protein-coding sequences here:
- the murA gene encoding UDP-N-acetylglucosamine 1-carboxyvinyltransferase — translated: MDSFKIIGGQALKGEVTISGAKNAALPILMAALLSETPITITNVPRLNDIDTTVKLLSQLGAKVEWLDINEVVIDAGQIDHCRASYELVKTMRASILVLGPLLARFGHAEVSLPGGCAIGARPIDLHIHGLKLMGAEIEVDNGYIVARNQGRLTGATIFMDTVSVTGTENLMMAAALAEGTTVIENAAREPEIVDLANCLNAMGAKISGAGTDTLTIEGVSRLQGEHYRVMPDRIETGTFLVAAAVTQGQVKCLNTDPGALDAVLSKLQEAGAEIASGEDWIQLSMNKRPTAVNVRTAPHPAFPTDMQAQFVTLNIIAEGTATTTETIFENRFMHVPELQRMGADVRLEGNTAITTGVDSLQGAQVMATDLRASASLVIAGLVATSPTQVDRIYHIDRGYQHIEDKLQALGADITRIKGS
- a CDS encoding BolA family protein, producing METSEIENLINSALELDELHVKFDGSQCKVIAVADMFGELSRVKKQQVVYAPLAQVINDGVIHAVTIKTFTTSEWQREKMFNLPL